One Dictyoglomus turgidum DSM 6724 DNA window includes the following coding sequences:
- a CDS encoding ROK family transcriptional regulator → MREGRKPEYIGLYNKNLVLEILIKIGPKSRAELARISKLTKTAISEIVDELIEKNILIEVGKVETSRGRRPTKLTINPELKVLAIDLSGLEGRVGVVNANGKIEEDRYHPIEKKEDLFQLIDPLLIKYKNNVVAISLSVPGIIDKYNGEVILSVGLNWKNFKLKEFLKEKYPNYPIYMEKDTNSGLLSELWFGEGKNFNILFYLLFEKGIGLGIYYKGNIIEGFNNIEGEIGHTIVSKEIGEKCWCGNKGCLESIASIPKIQEKILDLGSLEKALINYIQDNKNSVLQEIFEFLGISLANTIHILAPEAICISGNRGMTKDILNLFTKILKDKVDKYVFEYLKDKIYFYTSPLGNDGLLIGAGILGFINYFRELLK, encoded by the coding sequence ATGAGAGAGGGAAGAAAACCAGAATATATAGGCTTATACAATAAAAATCTTGTTCTTGAGATTCTTATAAAAATAGGTCCCAAATCTAGGGCAGAACTCGCAAGAATATCTAAGTTGACAAAGACGGCCATATCTGAGATTGTAGACGAGCTCATTGAAAAAAATATTCTTATAGAGGTAGGAAAGGTTGAAACTTCAAGGGGTAGGAGACCTACTAAATTGACCATTAATCCTGAGTTAAAGGTTTTAGCGATTGATTTAAGTGGATTAGAGGGAAGAGTAGGAGTTGTCAATGCTAATGGAAAAATTGAAGAAGATAGGTATCATCCTATAGAGAAGAAAGAGGATCTCTTTCAACTCATAGATCCTTTGCTTATAAAATACAAAAATAATGTAGTAGCTATTTCTCTTTCGGTTCCCGGTATTATTGATAAATATAATGGAGAAGTAATTCTCTCTGTAGGTTTAAACTGGAAAAACTTTAAATTAAAAGAATTTTTGAAAGAAAAATATCCTAATTATCCTATTTACATGGAGAAAGATACAAATTCTGGACTCCTTTCAGAACTTTGGTTTGGTGAAGGTAAAAATTTCAATATTCTCTTTTATCTCTTGTTTGAAAAAGGCATAGGACTTGGGATTTACTATAAAGGGAATATTATTGAAGGCTTTAATAATATTGAAGGGGAGATTGGACATACTATAGTAAGTAAGGAAATAGGAGAAAAATGTTGGTGTGGAAATAAAGGATGTCTTGAGAGTATTGCTTCAATTCCAAAGATTCAGGAAAAGATATTGGATTTGGGAAGTTTAGAGAAGGCACTCATAAATTATATCCAAGATAACAAAAACTCTGTCTTGCAAGAAATCTTTGAATTTCTCGGAATTTCTTTAGCAAATACTATACATATTCTTGCACCTGAAGCCATATGTATCTCTGGTAATAGGGGTATGACAAAGGATATCTTAAATCTTTTTACTAAAATTCTTAAAGACAAAGTTGATAAATATGTCTTTGAATATTTAAAAGATAAGATATATTTCTATACATCACCCTTGGGAAATGATGGGCTTCTTATTGGAGCAGGTATATTAGGTTTTATAAACTACTTTAGAGAATTACTAAAATAA
- a CDS encoding metal ABC transporter substrate-binding protein: MKNKIWKLLIIVFLILSMSYPQEKNLAVSIYPIGSITKYIVGKLWNISILLPSNTNPHLFEPTSETMREIEKAKLVIINGKDVDIWAKKLADSAKKDVLVISDYLKVRESNPHFWLDPILVKDMAKIIYNKISTLDPSNKGYYLKNLNDFNKKIDELHKYIIKELSTFKNKKIIAYHPSFYYFFKRYNIEVLSYIEEGEGKEPSLKKILGIIEIIKRENIKYIVKEPFVNNPTLETIQKETGVKLVDMDPLGYNKDYFSLIKENVIILKVIFNEQNP; encoded by the coding sequence ATGAAGAACAAAATATGGAAACTCCTAATTATAGTTTTTCTTATACTCTCCATGTCCTATCCTCAAGAGAAAAATCTCGCAGTTTCCATATATCCCATTGGTAGCATTACCAAGTACATTGTAGGAAAATTATGGAATATCTCCATTTTATTACCATCTAACACTAACCCTCATCTCTTTGAACCCACTTCAGAAACCATGAGAGAAATAGAAAAGGCGAAACTCGTAATCATCAATGGGAAGGACGTGGATATTTGGGCAAAAAAACTTGCCGATTCTGCTAAAAAAGATGTTTTAGTAATCTCGGATTACTTGAAAGTTAGGGAATCCAATCCTCATTTCTGGCTTGACCCTATATTGGTAAAAGACATGGCAAAGATAATCTATAATAAAATTTCAACTCTTGATCCTTCAAATAAAGGCTATTACCTAAAAAACCTAAACGATTTTAACAAGAAAATAGATGAACTACACAAATATATTATAAAAGAACTTTCTACTTTCAAAAATAAGAAAATAATAGCTTATCATCCTTCCTTTTACTACTTCTTTAAAAGATATAATATAGAGGTCCTATCATATATAGAAGAAGGTGAAGGGAAAGAGCCATCCCTTAAAAAGATCTTAGGGATAATTGAGATTATAAAAAGGGAGAACATAAAATATATTGTTAAAGAGCCCTTTGTGAATAATCCCACATTGGAAACAATACAAAAAGAGACAGGAGTAAAATTGGTGGATATGGATCCTTTAGGATATAATAAAGATTATTTTAGCTTGATTAAAGAAAATGTAATTATACTAAAGGTGATCTTTAATGAACAAAATCCTTGA
- a CDS encoding metal ABC transporter ATP-binding protein, whose amino-acid sequence MNKILEIKNLYHSYNHELILENINLHLLEGEFLGIIGPNGAGKSTLLKIIVGIIKPLKGTVKVFNKDVQFLNEEKKWIGYVPQKPDLEKYLPLKVKEIVALGRRVANNWQKLTAYDFDLIDRVMEEMEIKDIENKIYGELSGGQQQRVLIARALAQEPKLLILDEPTVGVDISTQNKFYTLLRNFKKQNTSVILVSHDIGIITKEVDKLACLNRKLYLHGCPEEIAIHGTLKELYGENFLFLTHKEE is encoded by the coding sequence ATGAACAAAATCCTTGAGATAAAAAATCTCTATCATAGCTATAACCATGAGCTTATACTTGAGAACATAAATTTGCACCTTTTAGAAGGAGAATTTTTAGGTATAATCGGTCCCAATGGTGCAGGAAAGTCTACTTTACTAAAAATTATTGTAGGGATAATTAAACCATTAAAGGGAACAGTAAAAGTTTTCAATAAAGATGTACAATTCTTAAATGAAGAGAAAAAATGGATAGGCTACGTACCTCAAAAGCCTGATTTAGAAAAATATTTACCCCTAAAAGTTAAAGAAATCGTAGCCTTAGGAAGAAGGGTGGCGAATAATTGGCAAAAATTAACTGCCTATGATTTTGATTTAATTGATAGGGTTATGGAGGAAATGGAGATAAAAGATATAGAGAATAAAATCTACGGGGAGCTTTCAGGAGGACAACAGCAAAGGGTACTTATTGCAAGAGCCCTTGCTCAAGAACCTAAATTATTAATCCTTGATGAGCCTACGGTGGGAGTAGATATTAGCACCCAAAATAAATTTTACACCTTGTTGAGAAACTTTAAAAAACAAAATACATCAGTTATCTTGGTATCCCATGATATTGGTATAATCACTAAAGAGGTAGATAAATTAGCTTGTCTAAATAGAAAACTTTATCTTCATGGTTGCCCCGAGGAAATAGCAATACATGGTACTTTAAAAGAGCTTTATGGAGAAAACTTCCTATTTCTTACCCATAAGGAGGAGTAA
- a CDS encoding metal ABC transporter permease encodes MEILTYTFTQRALITGVLISILSSIIGIYLIYRGMTFMSAGISHAVFGGLAIGYLLGINMTLTAILFTLFLIWSIPHIVKRSNLKQEIPVGIFYSSSMALGALLLSFHKGYTTDLFSFLFGSILSVKEEDIILTLLLTAITLIFFVKNYWKIIFILFDKETAEASGIKVFKIERWILMLTGISIVLISKLVGIILSSALIIIPAATIIPFVKDIKKSILFTILLNLIFITLGLILSYYFNIPTGSTIVMIATTFFLISLFIKKNY; translated from the coding sequence ATGGAGATCCTTACTTATACCTTTACCCAAAGAGCTCTCATTACAGGAGTTTTAATAAGTATACTCTCAAGCATAATAGGAATTTATTTGATTTATCGTGGAATGACTTTTATGAGTGCAGGAATAAGCCACGCAGTTTTCGGAGGACTTGCCATTGGCTATCTTTTAGGAATAAATATGACTTTAACCGCTATCCTTTTCACTCTTTTTTTAATATGGAGCATACCCCACATTGTGAAAAGATCTAATTTAAAACAGGAAATTCCTGTAGGGATATTTTACTCCTCATCTATGGCACTTGGTGCTCTCTTACTTTCATTTCATAAGGGCTATACTACTGACCTTTTTAGTTTTCTCTTTGGAAGCATTCTCTCAGTAAAAGAAGAGGATATTATATTGACATTACTTCTCACAGCCATAACTTTAATATTCTTTGTTAAAAATTATTGGAAGATCATATTTATACTCTTTGATAAGGAGACAGCAGAAGCATCAGGAATTAAGGTTTTTAAAATTGAGAGATGGATCCTTATGCTCACTGGAATCTCTATTGTCCTTATAAGCAAATTAGTAGGAATTATTTTATCCTCAGCTCTTATTATAATACCTGCTGCAACTATTATTCCCTTTGTTAAGGACATTAAAAAATCAATCTTATTCACAATTCTTCTTAATTTAATTTTCATTACTCTTGGACTAATTCTTTCTTATTACTTCAATATTCCTACAGGCTCTACTATTGTAATGATAGCTACAACGTTCTTCCTTATCTCACTCTTTATAAAAAAGAATTATTAA
- a CDS encoding 2-oxoacid:acceptor oxidoreductase subunit alpha, which produces MECKILIGGEAGQGIQTVSNILSKYFFRIGYYVFTVESYQSRIRGGHNYSLLRISDRPIYAIDDDKIDILIALNLETIKLHIPEVKREGYILCDENINTEDFPKEDRIIKIPVRRITQELKSRLVENTIFCGALLALSRGDMEEMKRVISEGFKEEYFEINLRALEEGYKHTLNLGKSCGKFPKRSRGKRLLVNGAEAVGFGAIVAGCKFLASYPMTPGTAVMNFIAEHELDFDIVVEQAEDEIAAINMAIGAFFAGARSMVTTSGGGFALMVEGLSLSGMTETPVVIHIGQRPGPATGLPTRTEQGDLNFVVHAGHGEFARYITAPRDQKDAFYKTIKAFELAEKYQIPSIILTDQYLIDSKAVIEGLIPPSEIKSYRTKGNADYLRHRITEDGVSPFAIPGESEALVITDSDEHDEEGHITEDLEIRKKMVEKRMKKKELLLKEIEEPLFFGVDNPEFVFIGWGSTYGVIREGIERLINEGYPIGHLHFSDVYPIAKESLEKFKGRKLYTIEQNYQGQFAALLRKETGINVERGVVKYNGFPFYVEEIIKGVKEIMG; this is translated from the coding sequence ATGGAATGTAAGATCCTGATAGGGGGAGAAGCAGGTCAGGGAATTCAGACTGTATCAAATATTCTTTCAAAATATTTTTTTAGGATTGGCTATTATGTATTTACTGTTGAAAGCTATCAATCTCGTATTAGGGGTGGGCATAACTATAGTCTCCTTAGGATATCCGACAGACCCATATATGCCATTGATGATGATAAAATAGACATTCTTATTGCTTTAAATTTGGAAACTATTAAGTTGCATATTCCTGAAGTAAAGAGAGAAGGGTATATCCTCTGCGATGAGAACATAAACACAGAAGATTTTCCTAAGGAAGACAGAATTATTAAAATCCCTGTTAGGAGGATAACCCAAGAATTAAAGTCAAGACTTGTAGAAAACACCATCTTTTGTGGAGCTCTTCTTGCATTAAGTAGGGGAGATATGGAGGAAATGAAAAGGGTTATTTCTGAAGGTTTCAAAGAGGAGTATTTTGAAATAAATTTAAGAGCCTTGGAAGAAGGTTATAAACATACTCTAAATTTGGGAAAGAGTTGTGGGAAATTTCCTAAGAGAAGTAGAGGTAAAAGATTACTAGTAAATGGGGCTGAGGCTGTAGGATTTGGAGCCATAGTTGCAGGTTGTAAATTTTTAGCTTCCTACCCTATGACTCCTGGTACAGCGGTTATGAACTTTATTGCAGAGCATGAATTGGATTTTGATATAGTGGTGGAACAGGCAGAAGATGAGATAGCTGCAATCAATATGGCAATTGGAGCTTTCTTTGCTGGGGCAAGGTCTATGGTTACTACTTCTGGTGGAGGTTTTGCTCTAATGGTAGAAGGGTTAAGTCTCTCAGGTATGACAGAAACACCAGTAGTTATTCATATAGGTCAGCGTCCAGGACCTGCGACAGGACTTCCCACAAGAACTGAACAAGGTGATCTAAATTTTGTGGTTCATGCAGGACATGGTGAGTTTGCAAGATACATCACTGCTCCAAGAGATCAAAAGGATGCTTTTTATAAAACCATAAAGGCCTTTGAACTTGCTGAAAAATATCAAATCCCATCTATAATTCTTACCGATCAATACCTAATTGACTCCAAAGCAGTAATAGAAGGATTGATTCCGCCTTCTGAAATAAAGTCCTATAGGACAAAAGGTAATGCTGATTACTTAAGACATAGAATTACTGAAGACGGGGTTTCTCCCTTTGCTATTCCAGGAGAATCAGAAGCTCTTGTGATTACCGATAGTGATGAACATGATGAAGAGGGGCATATAACAGAAGACCTTGAAATTAGGAAGAAAATGGTAGAAAAGAGGATGAAGAAAAAAGAACTTTTACTAAAAGAGATTGAGGAACCCCTATTCTTTGGTGTGGATAATCCCGAATTTGTATTTATCGGATGGGGATCTACTTATGGCGTAATAAGGGAGGGAATAGAGAGGCTAATTAATGAAGGTTACCCTATTGGGCATCTACATTTTTCCGATGTGTATCCTATAGCTAAAGAATCCTTGGAGAAATTTAAGGGAAGGAAACTTTATACCATAGAACAGAATTATCAAGGACAATTTGCTGCTTTATTGAGAAAGGAAACGGGTATAAATGTGGAGAGAGGAGTAGTTAAATATAATGGATTTCCCTTTTATGTGGAAGAGATTATAAAGGGGGTAAAGGAGATAATGGGATGA